From one Mycolicibacterium sp. HK-90 genomic stretch:
- a CDS encoding M48 family metallopeptidase, whose protein sequence is MESTPATNRTLFPGISSRAWEHPADRTALTALRRLKGFDQILKLLSGMLRERKHRLLYLASSARVGPRQFADLDALLDDCVQVLDAPVRPEMFVIQSPEVNAYCIGMDDPFIVITSSMYELMTHDEMRFIVGHELGHALSGHAVYRTMLDHLMRFASSFGFVPVGGWALRAIVAALQEWQRKSELSGDRAGLLCGQDIDMAIRVELKLAAGSHLEKLDSQAFLAQARDYDATGDMRDGLLKLLNLELRTHPFSVLRAAALTKWVDTGGYGAIMAGNYPLRADDDTASWSDDVSAAARHYKDGFDQSNDPLIRGIRDGLGGVVDGVGQAATNAADSMGRKISEWRRNTKPNEE, encoded by the coding sequence ATGGAATCCACACCTGCGACCAACCGGACGCTATTTCCCGGCATCAGTTCACGGGCCTGGGAGCATCCGGCGGACCGGACCGCGCTCACCGCGCTACGTCGGCTCAAGGGGTTCGATCAGATCCTCAAGCTGCTGTCGGGGATGCTCCGGGAACGTAAGCACCGGTTGCTGTATCTGGCCAGTTCGGCCCGGGTGGGTCCGCGCCAGTTCGCCGATCTCGACGCGCTGCTCGATGACTGCGTGCAAGTACTCGATGCGCCGGTTCGCCCGGAGATGTTCGTCATCCAGTCACCGGAAGTGAACGCGTACTGCATCGGCATGGACGACCCGTTCATCGTGATCACCTCGTCGATGTATGAACTGATGACGCACGACGAGATGCGGTTCATCGTCGGGCATGAGCTCGGGCATGCCCTCAGCGGCCATGCCGTCTACCGCACGATGCTCGATCACCTGATGCGGTTCGCATCGTCGTTCGGCTTCGTCCCGGTCGGGGGCTGGGCGCTGCGCGCGATCGTCGCCGCCCTGCAGGAATGGCAACGCAAATCCGAACTTTCGGGGGACCGCGCGGGTCTGCTGTGCGGACAGGACATCGACATGGCGATCCGGGTCGAGCTGAAGTTGGCGGCGGGCAGTCACCTCGAGAAGCTCGACTCGCAGGCGTTCCTCGCCCAGGCGCGTGACTATGACGCGACCGGAGACATGCGCGACGGGCTGCTCAAGCTGCTCAATCTCGAGTTGCGCACGCATCCTTTCTCGGTGCTCCGGGCGGCGGCCCTGACCAAGTGGGTGGATACCGGCGGATACGGTGCCATCATGGCCGGCAACTATCCGCTGCGGGCCGACGATGACACCGCGAGCTGGAGTGACGACGTCAGCGCGGCGGCACGCCATTACAAGGACGGCTTCGACCAGTCCAACGATCCGTTGATCCGGGGTATCCGAGACGGTTTGGGCGGCGTGGTCGACGGAGTGGGGCAGGCCGCGACGAATGCGGCCGACTCGATGGGCCGCAAGATCTCGGAGTGGCGCCGCAACACCAAGCCGAATGAGGAGTGA
- a CDS encoding class I adenylate-forming enzyme family protein, with the protein MTSHPLTIPALLQRSVAEFGEAVYLVTPTERLTYLDAEQRSARLARWLLHEGVGKGSRVGLFFPNGAEWVTWWLAVSRVGAVAVPMSTMYAPAEIAKVLRLADIGLLIAPSTVLGIDVAERLETALPELAGQPSGRLAMRAAPYLRRIALVGTTDRPWATSAAATDGVPAEVLAAAEAEVSPADLAIMVHTSGSTADPKGVLHTHGTLVRQTSTWPSAIRAITRSPDQSRVLCAMPFFWIGGLLAATGALHEPVTVVVMPKLDPGTALELAERERITGIVGWPAFTQRLREHPSFADRDLSSAPMLRDGPLDIAMTDVPDGFPVHRTMSETAGGFVFTDIAIVDEHGDPVALGDTGELLVRGIGVMAGYNKRERSETFDADGWYHTGDKVYRRDGDPRLFYVGRTTDLIKAAGANVSPLEVEAVIADAADVAQCVVVGLDDPQRGEEVCAVVVPTSTIDVATLASRTREQLSAYKVPTRWVLTDGDRIPTLPSGKFDRKTLRQLIIDGELETVRADRNRPAGH; encoded by the coding sequence GTGACGTCACACCCGTTGACCATTCCGGCACTTCTGCAGCGCAGCGTCGCCGAGTTCGGTGAGGCCGTCTATCTGGTCACCCCGACCGAACGCCTCACCTACCTCGACGCCGAACAACGGTCCGCGCGGCTGGCCCGGTGGCTGCTGCACGAAGGGGTCGGCAAGGGCAGCCGGGTGGGCCTGTTCTTCCCCAACGGCGCCGAATGGGTCACCTGGTGGCTCGCGGTGTCCCGAGTCGGAGCGGTCGCGGTGCCGATGAGCACGATGTACGCCCCCGCCGAAATCGCAAAAGTGTTGCGGTTGGCGGATATCGGGCTGCTCATCGCCCCGAGTACGGTCCTCGGCATCGACGTCGCCGAGCGGTTGGAGACCGCGCTGCCCGAACTGGCCGGCCAGCCCTCCGGCCGACTGGCGATGCGGGCCGCCCCATACCTGCGTCGCATCGCCCTGGTCGGCACGACGGACCGGCCCTGGGCGACGTCGGCCGCGGCAACCGACGGGGTGCCTGCCGAGGTCCTGGCCGCGGCGGAAGCCGAGGTCTCCCCTGCCGACCTCGCGATCATGGTGCATACCTCCGGGTCCACCGCCGATCCGAAAGGCGTGTTGCACACCCACGGCACGCTCGTGCGCCAGACCTCGACCTGGCCCAGCGCAATACGTGCGATCACCCGATCACCGGATCAATCCCGGGTGCTGTGCGCGATGCCGTTCTTCTGGATCGGCGGCCTGCTCGCCGCCACCGGAGCCCTCCACGAACCCGTCACCGTGGTGGTCATGCCGAAACTGGACCCCGGCACCGCACTGGAACTGGCTGAGCGCGAACGGATCACCGGGATCGTGGGATGGCCGGCCTTCACCCAGCGGTTGCGCGAACACCCGTCGTTCGCCGACCGGGATCTGAGCAGCGCCCCGATGCTTCGCGACGGCCCGCTGGACATCGCCATGACCGATGTCCCGGACGGATTTCCGGTGCACCGCACGATGTCCGAGACCGCAGGCGGTTTCGTGTTCACCGACATCGCCATCGTCGACGAGCACGGCGATCCGGTGGCGCTCGGGGACACCGGTGAGCTCCTGGTCCGTGGTATCGGGGTGATGGCCGGCTACAACAAGCGTGAGCGGTCGGAGACATTCGACGCCGACGGCTGGTACCACACCGGCGACAAGGTGTACCGCCGTGACGGCGACCCCCGTCTGTTCTACGTCGGGCGGACCACCGATCTGATCAAGGCCGCCGGCGCCAACGTATCGCCGTTGGAGGTCGAGGCCGTCATCGCCGACGCTGCCGACGTGGCCCAATGCGTGGTGGTCGGCCTCGATGATCCCCAACGCGGAGAAGAGGTGTGCGCAGTCGTGGTGCCGACGTCAACGATCGACGTCGCAACACTGGCGTCCCGGACCCGCGAGCAACTGTCGGCCTACAAGGTGCCGACCCGGTGGGTGCTGACCGACGGCGACCGGATACCGACCCTGCCCAGCGGCAAGTTCGACCGGAAGACCTTGCGGCAGTTGATCATCGACGGAGAACTCGAGACGGTGCGAGCGGACCGAAACCGCCCGGCCGGGCACTGA
- the tenA gene encoding thiaminase II: MHPDANPQSWSARLWEPIEPIFTAILAHPFLTGLTDGGLDDKAFTHYVAQDVHYLRDYARALAIVGAKAPSLADTAMFARHAAEVFDVELGLHNELLPALGLDVQELEATPVAPTTRAYTSYLLATAYGGTFAEGLAAVLPCYWIYARVGTALLEHGSPDPRYQRWIDSYGGEEFAATVAEVLAVTDRLGPTLSASEDAAARGHFMVTARYEWMFFDAAYRREQWPV, encoded by the coding sequence ATGCATCCCGACGCGAATCCGCAATCCTGGTCCGCCCGGCTGTGGGAACCGATCGAACCCATCTTCACCGCGATCCTCGCCCATCCGTTCTTGACCGGACTCACCGACGGCGGCCTGGACGACAAGGCCTTCACCCACTACGTCGCCCAAGATGTGCACTATCTGCGCGATTACGCCCGCGCCCTGGCCATCGTCGGCGCCAAGGCGCCGAGCTTGGCCGATACGGCGATGTTCGCCCGACATGCGGCCGAAGTCTTCGACGTCGAACTCGGGTTGCACAACGAGTTGCTGCCCGCGCTTGGGCTGGACGTTCAGGAATTGGAGGCAACGCCGGTCGCGCCGACCACGCGCGCCTATACGAGTTATCTGCTGGCCACCGCCTACGGCGGCACGTTCGCCGAGGGGCTGGCCGCGGTCCTGCCGTGCTACTGGATCTACGCCCGGGTGGGGACGGCGCTGCTGGAACACGGGTCCCCGGACCCGCGCTACCAGCGGTGGATCGACAGCTACGGCGGTGAGGAATTCGCCGCGACGGTCGCCGAGGTGCTGGCGGTGACGGATCGCCTCGGGCCGACGCTCAGCGCATCGGAGGACGCCGCCGCGCGGGGCCACTTCATGGTCACGGCGAGATACGAATGGATGTTCTTCGACGCGGCCTACCGCCGCGAACAGTGGCCGGTCTGA
- the tpx gene encoding thiol peroxidase has translation MAQITLRGNSINTVGDLPAVGSPAPSFSLTGTDLGAVTSDQFQGKAVLLNIFPSVDTPVCATSVRTFNERAAASGAAVLCVSKDLPFAQKRFCGAEGIENVTTASAFRDSFGEDYGITLADGPMAGLLGRAVVVIGADGNVAYSELVPEIAQEPDYDAALAAVK, from the coding sequence ATGGCACAGATAACCTTGCGCGGAAACTCCATCAACACCGTCGGCGACCTGCCCGCCGTCGGCAGCCCGGCCCCCAGCTTCTCGCTCACCGGCACCGATCTCGGCGCGGTCACCAGTGACCAGTTCCAGGGCAAGGCCGTGCTGCTGAACATCTTCCCGTCGGTCGACACCCCGGTGTGCGCCACCAGCGTCCGCACGTTCAATGAGCGTGCCGCCGCATCGGGCGCCGCGGTGCTGTGCGTGTCGAAGGATCTGCCGTTCGCACAGAAGCGTTTCTGCGGCGCCGAGGGCATCGAGAACGTCACCACCGCCTCGGCGTTCCGCGACAGCTTCGGCGAGGATTACGGCATCACCCTGGCCGACGGTCCGATGGCCGGTCTGCTGGGTCGCGCGGTCGTCGTCATCGGCGCCGACGGCAATGTCGCTTACTCCGAGCTGGTGCCCGAGATCGCCCAGGAGCCGGATTACGACGCGGCGCTCGCCGCCGTCAAGTAG
- a CDS encoding DUF1688 family protein has translation MTTTLDSSAAVATLRTTATIRERARFLLQRARAGDSRWFVIDDDALDRAAAEVAEVTRTRYPTLAVPYHSRWRHFEAGGVDRGAILSSRTKDLDNADRARAMIDLTVVSVLLDAGAGTAWRYTESDTGLELNRSEGLGVASWHAFCSGLFSSDPADPLRADATALSRLEVADLAHAFQAGPRNPLVGLAGRVQLLRRLGAGLAARPDVFGSPGRPGGLFDASPGPTVAAHDLLSTLLNTLSGVWLTDNDIDGVPLGDCWRHGAVPGPGRSSGWIPFHKLSQWLTYSLLEPFEWAEVTVTDLDALTGLPEYRNGGLMLDTGVLRLRDPALAEASWSVGDELVVEWRALTVALLDELAPIIRRQLGAEDLPLARILEGGTWAAGRALAARLRDGRPPLSIVSDGTVF, from the coding sequence ATGACCACCACCTTGGACAGCTCGGCCGCTGTCGCCACCCTGCGCACCACCGCCACGATTCGTGAGCGGGCCCGATTCCTGCTGCAGCGCGCTCGGGCCGGCGACTCGCGGTGGTTCGTCATCGACGACGATGCCCTCGACCGCGCGGCGGCCGAGGTGGCCGAGGTGACCCGCACCCGCTACCCGACGCTGGCGGTGCCTTATCACAGCCGGTGGCGTCATTTCGAGGCAGGCGGTGTGGACCGCGGTGCCATATTGTCCTCGCGCACAAAGGATCTGGACAACGCCGACCGCGCCCGGGCAATGATCGACCTCACGGTGGTGAGCGTGCTGCTGGACGCCGGAGCCGGAACCGCATGGCGGTACACCGAATCGGATACCGGCCTGGAACTCAACCGCTCGGAGGGACTCGGGGTGGCCAGCTGGCACGCCTTCTGCAGCGGCCTGTTCTCCAGTGATCCCGCAGATCCGCTGCGGGCCGACGCCACCGCACTGAGCCGACTGGAGGTCGCCGACCTGGCGCATGCGTTCCAGGCCGGCCCCCGAAATCCTTTGGTCGGCCTGGCCGGCCGCGTGCAGTTGCTCCGCCGACTCGGCGCCGGACTGGCGGCCCGCCCCGACGTGTTCGGCTCCCCCGGTCGCCCGGGCGGGTTGTTCGACGCCAGTCCAGGACCGACCGTCGCGGCGCACGACCTGCTGTCCACGTTGCTAAACACACTGTCGGGGGTGTGGCTGACCGACAACGACATCGACGGGGTGCCCCTCGGCGACTGTTGGCGGCATGGGGCGGTGCCCGGACCAGGCCGGTCGAGCGGATGGATACCGTTTCACAAACTCTCTCAGTGGCTTACGTATTCACTGCTCGAACCGTTCGAATGGGCAGAAGTGACAGTCACCGATCTGGACGCGCTGACCGGCCTGCCCGAGTACCGCAACGGAGGGCTGATGCTCGACACCGGCGTGCTCCGACTCCGAGACCCCGCACTCGCCGAGGCGAGCTGGTCGGTGGGCGACGAACTGGTGGTCGAGTGGCGGGCACTGACGGTGGCCCTGCTCGACGAGCTGGCACCGATCATCCGACGACAGTTGGGTGCCGAGGACCTGCCACTGGCCCGCATCCTCGAGGGCGGAACCTGGGCGGCCGGTCGGGCACTTGCCGCGCGGCTGCGCGACGGCCGCCCGCCGCTGTCCATCGTCAGTGACGGCACGGTCTTCTAG
- the ripD gene encoding NlpC/P60 family peptidoglycan-binding protein RipD, protein MRRTFALLLGLAFLVAAPGLAGAAPIERPTGNQRYVDYVIARAMSQRGVPFSYGGGDVNGPTRGVARTVPVPGLTPPATGGGLLTPGLSTPTVTPPVLAGPGVGIAPDPSSNVVGFDASGLIVYAFGGVGVKMPRSSGEQYKVGQKVLPSAALPGDLIFYGPEGTQSVALYLGNNQMIQGTEPAVAVTPVRTQGMTPYLVRIIA, encoded by the coding sequence ATGAGACGTACCTTTGCCCTGCTGCTCGGTCTGGCATTTCTGGTCGCGGCTCCCGGACTCGCCGGTGCCGCACCGATCGAACGCCCGACGGGCAATCAGCGATACGTCGACTACGTGATCGCTCGTGCGATGTCGCAGCGCGGCGTGCCGTTCAGCTACGGCGGCGGTGACGTGAACGGACCGACCCGTGGCGTCGCGCGCACGGTGCCGGTTCCGGGTCTGACCCCGCCGGCCACCGGCGGGGGACTGCTGACTCCCGGCCTGTCGACCCCGACCGTGACCCCTCCGGTTCTGGCCGGCCCAGGAGTCGGGATCGCGCCCGACCCTTCGTCGAACGTCGTCGGCTTCGACGCCTCCGGGCTGATCGTCTACGCCTTCGGCGGCGTCGGGGTGAAGATGCCCCGGTCGTCCGGCGAGCAGTACAAGGTGGGACAGAAGGTGCTGCCGTCGGCGGCGCTGCCCGGTGACCTGATCTTCTACGGGCCGGAGGGCACTCAGAGTGTGGCGCTCTACCTCGGCAACAACCAGATGATCCAGGGCACCGAGCCCGCCGTCGCGGTCACCCCCGTGCGCACCCAGGGCATGACGCCGTACCTGGTCCGCATCATCGCCTGA
- a CDS encoding GTP cyclohydrolase II, producing MVTEPRAGAGTARTPSRHIRLTSHSGAAGVPMIRWGAPTAAERGPVIGTTSTRAHRNVIGTHSGSYSVYRALAVAAGALSREHRADLTNTAPTDVIGPYPQWSRPEAIVSLDPWGAMVADVFAAELGVGYDIRPTIAVTKAHVIVPEIATAISAGRLRPDGRFLLNSGAALVTKAAIEPVWHLPGVAARFGCGEDELRRVLFEETGGMYPELVTRGDLEVFLPPIGGQTVYIFGTPSDLANPAVELTARVHDECNGSDVFGSDICTCRPYLTHAIEECILGAQRGGVGLVAYSRKEGRALGEVTKFLVYNARKRQDGGDTADQYFARTECVAGVQDMRFQELMPDVLHWLGVRKIHRLVSMSNMKYDAITGSGIEVGERVNIPDELIPADARVEIDAKTAAGYFTPGPVPGIDELKIAKGRGLAP from the coding sequence ATGGTCACCGAACCACGGGCGGGTGCCGGTACCGCGCGAACCCCATCGCGCCATATCCGCCTGACCTCTCACAGCGGCGCAGCGGGAGTTCCGATGATCCGCTGGGGTGCACCGACCGCCGCCGAACGCGGCCCGGTGATCGGCACCACCTCCACCCGCGCCCACCGCAACGTGATCGGGACCCACAGCGGTTCCTACAGCGTGTACCGGGCCCTGGCAGTCGCTGCGGGCGCACTGTCGCGCGAGCACCGGGCGGACCTGACCAACACCGCGCCCACCGACGTAATCGGCCCGTACCCGCAGTGGAGCCGGCCAGAGGCGATAGTCAGCCTCGACCCGTGGGGGGCCATGGTCGCCGACGTGTTCGCCGCCGAGCTCGGTGTCGGTTACGACATCCGGCCGACGATCGCGGTGACCAAGGCCCACGTGATCGTGCCCGAGATCGCCACGGCCATCAGCGCCGGCCGTTTGCGCCCGGACGGACGGTTCCTCCTGAACAGTGGCGCGGCCCTGGTCACCAAGGCCGCGATCGAACCGGTGTGGCATCTCCCCGGGGTGGCGGCCCGATTCGGTTGCGGCGAGGACGAATTGCGCAGGGTGCTGTTCGAGGAGACCGGTGGCATGTACCCCGAGCTCGTCACCCGCGGCGACCTGGAGGTGTTCCTGCCTCCGATCGGCGGGCAGACGGTCTACATCTTCGGCACCCCAAGCGATCTCGCGAATCCCGCAGTGGAGCTCACCGCACGCGTGCATGACGAGTGCAACGGCTCGGACGTTTTCGGATCCGACATCTGCACCTGCCGGCCCTATCTCACCCACGCGATCGAGGAGTGCATCCTGGGTGCCCAGCGCGGCGGGGTCGGACTCGTCGCCTACTCACGCAAGGAGGGCCGCGCGCTCGGCGAGGTGACCAAGTTCTTGGTCTACAACGCGCGCAAACGCCAGGATGGCGGCGACACCGCCGACCAGTACTTCGCTCGCACCGAATGCGTTGCGGGCGTGCAGGACATGCGGTTCCAGGAGCTGATGCCCGACGTGCTGCACTGGCTGGGTGTCCGCAAGATCCACCGGCTGGTGTCGATGAGCAACATGAAGTACGACGCCATCACCGGTTCGGGAATCGAGGTCGGTGAGCGGGTCAACATCCCCGACGAGTTGATCCCTGCCGACGCGCGGGTCGAGATCGACGCCAAGACGGCGGCCGGCTATTTCACCCCGGGGCCGGTGCCGGGTATCGACGAACTCAAGATCGCCAAGGGTCGCGGTCTGGCCCCATGA
- the upp gene encoding uracil phosphoribosyltransferase codes for MGNLHVVDHPLVQHKLTLMRQKDVSTKGFRQLLNEISMLMSYEVLRDIPVHEIDIETPLEATTGTVIDGKKLVFVSILRAGSGLLDGMLSVMPSARVGHIGLYRNPKTHVAVEYYFKLPSDLHERDVVVVDPMLATGNSAVAAIDRIKEYGPRSIKFVCLLTCPEGVAAMHQAHPDVTIYAAALDRELDDQGYIVPGVGDAGDRIFGTK; via the coding sequence ATGGGCAATCTGCATGTCGTCGATCACCCGCTGGTTCAGCACAAGCTGACCCTGATGCGGCAGAAAGACGTTTCCACCAAGGGATTTCGCCAGCTACTCAACGAGATATCGATGCTGATGAGCTACGAGGTGCTCCGTGACATCCCGGTTCACGAGATCGACATCGAGACCCCGCTGGAGGCGACGACCGGCACCGTCATCGACGGCAAGAAATTGGTCTTCGTGTCGATCCTGCGAGCCGGGAGCGGCCTGCTCGACGGCATGCTCAGCGTGATGCCCAGCGCCCGCGTCGGCCATATCGGCCTCTACCGAAATCCGAAAACCCATGTCGCCGTGGAGTACTACTTCAAGCTGCCGAGCGATCTGCATGAACGCGACGTGGTGGTCGTCGATCCGATGCTGGCCACCGGCAACTCCGCCGTCGCCGCCATCGACCGCATCAAGGAGTACGGCCCGCGTTCCATCAAGTTCGTCTGCCTGCTGACCTGTCCAGAAGGCGTCGCCGCCATGCACCAGGCACATCCCGACGTGACGATCTACGCCGCGGCGCTGGATCGGGAACTCGACGACCAGGGCTACATCGTCCCGGGTGTCGGCGATGCCGGTGACCGGATCTTCGGGACCAAGTGA
- a CDS encoding cytochrome P450, with protein MLDDAVRISGVDLTNPEVYQAGIPLEAFRELRRRAPVAWHPYSAGPGFWALTGYDDILAVSRDSSTWSSERSGVFFDAPPPEEAYQLSLMMLTMDPPRHTALRTLVSKGFTPRHVARLKGRMADLAAEIVEGVLDRGECDFVSDIAGALPSFMIAELLGISHEDGRRLYELTETMNSERVGAATESVIQAQLEMFEYASALAERKRVDPGDDIATALLQAEVEGQRLTELEFNLFFLLMINAGGDTTRNLVAAGTLTLLEHPGERARLVAEPGLLSTAIEEMLRYVSPVNVFTRTATKDTELRGVRIAEGDRVALFFPSANRDETRFRDPDRFDIGRDPNPHLAFGGGGTHFCLGANLARVEAAAIFPEILARMRDLELAGPVERVRSTLMNGIHSMPVRFTAA; from the coding sequence ATGCTCGACGATGCGGTCCGCATCAGCGGTGTTGATCTGACGAATCCGGAGGTCTACCAAGCGGGGATACCGCTGGAGGCGTTTCGGGAACTGCGGCGCCGCGCACCGGTGGCCTGGCACCCCTACAGCGCCGGGCCGGGGTTCTGGGCCCTCACCGGATACGACGACATTCTCGCCGTATCCCGGGACAGCTCCACCTGGTCCTCGGAGCGGTCCGGCGTCTTCTTCGACGCGCCCCCACCAGAGGAGGCGTACCAGCTGAGCCTGATGATGCTGACGATGGATCCGCCGCGGCATACGGCGCTTCGGACCTTGGTCAGCAAGGGGTTCACCCCGCGTCACGTCGCTCGGCTGAAGGGCCGGATGGCGGACCTGGCGGCGGAGATCGTCGAGGGGGTGTTGGACCGCGGCGAGTGCGATTTCGTATCCGACATCGCCGGGGCACTGCCGTCCTTCATGATCGCCGAACTCCTGGGGATCTCCCACGAGGACGGTCGCCGTCTCTATGAACTGACCGAGACCATGAATTCGGAGCGGGTCGGTGCTGCCACCGAGTCTGTCATTCAGGCGCAACTCGAAATGTTCGAGTACGCGTCGGCATTGGCCGAACGCAAACGGGTCGACCCGGGCGACGACATCGCGACCGCTCTGCTGCAGGCCGAGGTCGAAGGTCAGCGACTCACCGAACTCGAGTTCAATCTGTTCTTCCTGTTGATGATCAACGCCGGGGGCGACACGACCAGGAATCTGGTCGCCGCAGGGACTTTGACGCTGCTCGAGCATCCTGGAGAGCGGGCACGGCTCGTCGCCGAACCGGGGCTGCTGTCGACGGCGATCGAGGAGATGCTCCGCTACGTCAGCCCGGTGAACGTATTCACCCGCACCGCAACGAAAGACACTGAACTGCGCGGTGTCCGCATCGCCGAAGGCGACCGGGTGGCACTCTTCTTCCCATCGGCCAACCGGGACGAGACACGTTTCCGCGACCCCGACCGTTTCGACATCGGCCGCGACCCGAACCCACACCTGGCGTTCGGTGGTGGGGGAACTCATTTCTGTCTGGGGGCGAACCTGGCCCGGGTGGAGGCCGCCGCCATCTTTCCGGAAATCCTGGCCCGGATGCGGGATCTGGAGTTGGCCGGGCCGGTAGAACGGGTGCGTTCGACCCTGATGAACGGCATCCATTCGATGCCGGTGCGGTTCACCGCGGCATGA
- a CDS encoding NYN domain-containing protein, protein MRWIVDGMNVIGTRPDGWWKDRRGAMVGLVERLERWASTGGHRVTVVFEGPTTPPVESSVVEVAHAPRATANSADDEIVRLVRDDPRPDEITVVTSDSGLAGRIRDAGALVQPSAGFRRVIDRF, encoded by the coding sequence GTGCGGTGGATCGTGGACGGAATGAACGTGATCGGCACTCGACCGGACGGCTGGTGGAAGGACCGCCGCGGCGCGATGGTGGGGTTGGTCGAGCGGCTCGAGCGCTGGGCCTCGACCGGGGGACACCGGGTGACGGTGGTGTTCGAGGGGCCGACAACGCCACCGGTCGAATCCTCGGTGGTCGAGGTGGCGCACGCCCCACGGGCGACCGCGAACTCTGCCGACGACGAGATCGTGCGGCTGGTTCGGGACGATCCCCGGCCCGACGAGATCACCGTCGTCACGTCCGACAGCGGCTTGGCAGGGCGGATCCGAGATGCTGGCGCGCTCGTGCAACCATCGGCGGGGTTCCGTAGGGTGATCGACCGATTCTGA
- a CDS encoding CPBP family intramembrane glutamic endopeptidase: MRAHRWGLGAFLLVEAAYLLTAASFGLLAPEGAPPAWLITVAIGVPTVVAAALAIAIAHWRGNGARIDFRWQWSWRAVGLGLAFGFGGLFFTLPAALLYQSIVGPDATSAVGGVFEGVRTSWPVAVTVLLLVAVLAPICEEVVYRGLLWGALEQRWGRLTAVTVSTLVFAVAHLEFERAPLLLVVAVPIALARLYSESLWGSIVAHQVTNLLPGIVMMLGLVGMMPTG, translated from the coding sequence GTGAGAGCCCACCGCTGGGGCCTGGGCGCATTTCTGCTCGTCGAGGCCGCTTATCTGCTCACCGCGGCATCCTTTGGGCTGCTGGCACCCGAGGGAGCGCCACCCGCCTGGTTGATCACCGTGGCGATCGGGGTGCCGACCGTGGTCGCCGCGGCCCTGGCGATCGCGATCGCGCACTGGCGCGGCAACGGTGCCCGCATCGACTTTCGATGGCAGTGGTCCTGGCGTGCGGTGGGGCTCGGGTTGGCGTTCGGGTTCGGCGGACTGTTCTTCACGCTGCCTGCCGCATTGCTCTATCAGTCGATCGTCGGACCGGACGCGACGTCCGCGGTGGGCGGGGTATTCGAGGGGGTGCGAACCAGCTGGCCGGTGGCGGTGACCGTCCTGCTGCTGGTCGCGGTCCTCGCCCCGATCTGCGAAGAGGTGGTGTACCGCGGCCTGCTGTGGGGTGCGCTCGAGCAACGCTGGGGCCGCCTGACCGCCGTCACGGTGTCCACCCTCGTGTTCGCGGTGGCCCACCTGGAGTTCGAGCGGGCACCGCTGCTGCTGGTGGTGGCTGTCCCGATTGCGTTGGCGCGGCTGTACTCCGAGAGTCTGTGGGGCAGTATCGTCGCGCACCAGGTGACCAACCTGTTGCCGGGCATCGTGATGATGCTCGGGCTGGTGGGGATGATGCCGACCGGCTGA